A window of the Candidatus Methylomirabilota bacterium genome harbors these coding sequences:
- the pyk gene encoding pyruvate kinase produces the protein MPRTKIVCTIGPASRSPETLERLIRAGMDVARLNFSHGTAAEHLEVITAVRRIAERMARPIAILQDLAGLKIRIGEVASGAVTLETGAPFTLTTRQVLGSAQEVSVAYARLTEDLQPGDSVLLSDGDLELEVIAIAGEDVQCRVITGGPLASRKGVHLPARSVTAPAFTDKDREDLAFGLRYGVDYVALSTVRTAAEILEARGMIQDHGSSVPLIAKIETAEALTHIDEIVDGADGVMVARGDLGVAIPLATVPRLQKMLIGKANRAGKPVITATHMLCSMQEHPRPTRAEATDVANAVLDGTDAVMLSEETAIGRFPVEAVAMMAAIAADAELSFPFDAWLGRFETGGPLPDAVARAACVMADEIDAAAIVTCTQSGGTARRVAQYRPRAPILAPTPHAEIYRRLALVWGVAPLLNRGQATTDELINGALGAALAAGRVQHGDTVVVTAGVPVGRPGMTNLIKVETV, from the coding sequence ATGCCGAGAACGAAGATCGTGTGCACGATCGGACCCGCGTCGCGGTCTCCCGAGACCCTGGAGCGGCTGATCCGGGCCGGCATGGACGTCGCTCGGTTGAACTTCTCTCATGGCACGGCGGCCGAGCACCTCGAGGTCATCACGGCGGTTCGGCGCATCGCCGAGCGCATGGCTCGACCGATCGCCATCCTGCAGGATCTCGCCGGGCTGAAGATCCGGATCGGCGAGGTGGCATCGGGGGCGGTCACACTGGAAACCGGCGCGCCGTTCACCTTGACCACGCGGCAGGTGCTCGGCTCCGCGCAGGAGGTCTCCGTCGCCTATGCGCGCCTCACCGAGGATCTGCAGCCCGGCGACTCCGTGCTCCTGAGCGACGGCGACCTGGAGCTGGAGGTCATCGCCATCGCGGGGGAGGACGTCCAGTGCCGCGTGATCACGGGCGGCCCGCTCGCGTCCCGCAAGGGCGTCCACCTCCCGGCTCGCTCGGTCACCGCGCCGGCCTTCACCGACAAGGACCGCGAGGACCTGGCCTTCGGCCTCCGCTACGGCGTCGACTACGTGGCCCTGTCGACCGTCCGGACCGCCGCGGAGATCCTCGAGGCGCGGGGAATGATCCAGGATCACGGCAGCAGCGTCCCCCTGATCGCCAAGATCGAGACCGCGGAGGCCCTGACCCATATCGACGAGATCGTCGACGGCGCGGACGGCGTCATGGTGGCCCGGGGCGATCTCGGCGTGGCCATCCCGCTGGCGACGGTGCCCCGCCTGCAGAAGATGCTGATCGGGAAGGCGAATCGCGCGGGCAAGCCGGTCATCACCGCCACTCACATGCTGTGCTCGATGCAAGAGCACCCGAGGCCGACGCGGGCCGAGGCGACGGATGTGGCGAATGCCGTGCTCGATGGCACGGACGCGGTGATGCTCTCGGAAGAGACCGCGATCGGCCGATTCCCGGTCGAGGCGGTGGCGATGATGGCGGCGATCGCCGCCGACGCCGAGCTGAGCTTTCCCTTCGACGCCTGGCTCGGTCGGTTCGAGACCGGCGGGCCGCTACCCGACGCGGTCGCGCGGGCGGCCTGCGTCATGGCCGACGAGATCGATGCCGCGGCGATCGTCACGTGCACCCAGTCGGGTGGTACCGCCCGCCGGGTCGCCCAGTACCGGCCGCGGGCGCCGATCCTCGCGCCCACGCCGCATGCCGAGATCTACCGCCGGCTGGCGCTCGTCTGGGGCGTCGCGCCGCTGCTGAACCGGGGCCAGGCGACGACGGACGAGCTGATCAACGGAGCCCTCGGCGCCGCGCTGGCGGCGGGGCGCGTGCAACATGGGGACACCGTGGTCGTCACCGCCGGCGTCCCGGTGGGCCGCCCCGGAATGACGAACCTGATCAAGGTGGAGACCGTGTGA